The genome window AGTTCCTCGCCGTCCGCGACCTCTCGATCCGGCGGATCCAGGACCAGAGGCGCCCCGAACAGCTCCGGCCAGCGCGCCGAACCGTTCAGCTCCGGGTCGCGGAGAAACTCGGCCTCGCCCCGGCCGGCCACGACCGGCGCGCCGCTCGCCGCCTTCGCCGCCGGCAGGCCGGCGATGTGGTCCAGGTGGCCGTGCGTCAGGAGGATGCAGTCCACGCCGCGCGCCAGCCGCGCAATGACCTCGTCCGGAGCCATGCCCGGGTCCACGACCGCCGCGCGCCCGCTGGGCACATGCGTGATCCGGTACGCGTTCTCCTGAAATGGGCCCAGGACGCGCACCTCCACGTCGAAGTCGCCGAGCCGCATCGTCACGCCTCCCCTTCCCCTCCGCTCGCGCCCTCGCCGTCCTTCAACGCCCAGCGGCCGCGGTCGCGGGTGCGGTACTTCTCCAGGGTGCGGCGGAAGGCGTCGTCCAGATCGATGCCCAGCTGGTTGGCGAGGCAGCCGACGACGAAGAGGATGTCCCCCAGCTCAAGGGCGAGGGAGCCGTCCGCCTCGTCGCGC of Clostridia bacterium contains these proteins:
- a CDS encoding nucleotide pyrophosphohydrolase produces the protein MSLKDLQAEIDEYIRPFADGYWPPLANLARLTEEVGELARELNHRFGPKTKKRDEADGSLALELGDILFVVGCLANQLGIDLDDAFRRTLEKYRTRDRGRWALKDGEGASGGEGEA
- a CDS encoding MBL fold metallo-hydrolase, giving the protein MRLGDFDVEVRVLGPFQENAYRITHVPSGRAAVVDPGMAPDEVIARLARGVDCILLTHGHLDHIAGLPAAKAASGAPVVAGRGEAEFLRDPELNGSARWPELFGAPLVLDPPDREVADGEELELGGGRLRVWHVPGHTPHHVVYALLDGAGNPVGVIAGDTLFAGSIGRTDLPGGDMATLLRSIREKLLSLPDDVVVCPGHGPWTTVGRERFGNPFVGSRARFPV